A single Dreissena polymorpha isolate Duluth1 chromosome 14, UMN_Dpol_1.0, whole genome shotgun sequence DNA region contains:
- the LOC127858309 gene encoding uncharacterized protein LOC127858309 encodes MTEVSKTKKPNVKTSAADKKDDQHVYDELDKTALSRHSTEYVDINFKETEELTKKTSDEGVIPLNTTSASATVHAEVSNSKRPNAKTSAANKKEDQHVYVALEKTALSQPSTEYMTINVTETEELTKKATGQEVQKMDADDKTYYVNSGEVK; translated from the exons ATGACGGAAGTCAGCAAAACAAAGAAACCGAACGTGAAG ACCTCGGCCGCTGACAAAAAAGACGACCAACACGTTTATGATGAGCTTGACAAAACAGCATTATCCCGGCACTCTACAGAGTACGTGGACATTAACTTCAAAGAAACCGAGGAGCTGACCAAGAAAACTTCAG ATGAAGGTGTTATACCCTTGAACACTACGAGTGCATCTGCCACAGTTCATGCTGAAGTCAGCAATTCAAAGAGACCGAACGCGAAG ACCTCGGCCGCTAACAAAAAAGAAGACCAACACGTTTATGTTGCGCTCGAAAAAACAGCATTATCCCAGCCCTCAACAGAGTACATGACCATTAACGTCACAGAAACTGAGGAGCTGACCAAGAAAGCTACAGGTCAGGAGGTGCAGAAGATGGACGCTGATGATAAAACATATTATGTGAACAGTGGTGAAGTCAAGTAA